From one Humulus lupulus chromosome 8, drHumLupu1.1, whole genome shotgun sequence genomic stretch:
- the LOC133796359 gene encoding uncharacterized protein LOC133796359, producing the protein MERIFSVVVLVFLMIPITITSTSIDPTSSAAPSSPLFSSSSSSSSAFSVGRNIFKKLKCTDFVKEQMVTKVLDHLKASDAVKKTLKTSAEFGVCVANNFCDCLATPYQPVIYACLAELGLKCMKDALSSNSIPCTNFVKEEMVTKVLDHLKASDAVKKTLKTSAKFGVCVANNFCDCLASPYQPVIYACLAELGLKCMTDALSNSPP; encoded by the coding sequence ATGGAGAGAATATTTTCAGTGGTCGTGTTGGTTTTTCTGATGATACCCATTACAATAACATCAACGAGTATTGATCCTACATCATCAGCAGCTCCATCTTCTCCATTATTTTCTTCCTCCTCTTCATCTTCATCTGCATTCTCAGTTGGTAGAAATATATTCAAGAAACTCAAGTGTACAGACTTTGTGAAAGAACAAATGGTCACCAAAGTTCTTGACCATTTAAAAGCTTCGGATGCCGTAAAGAAGACATTGAAGACAAGTGCCGAATTTGGGGTTTGCGTAGCCAATAACTTCTGTGATTGTCTGGCCACACCATATCAACCTGTAATTTATGCTTGTTTGGCTGAACTTGGTTTAAAGTGCATGAAAGATGCTCTCTCATCAAACTCAATTCCATGTACAAATTTTGTGAAAGAAGAAATGGTCACCAAAGTTCTTGACCATTTAAAAGCTTCTGATGCCGTTAAGAAGACACTGAAGACAAGTGCCAAATTTGGGGTTTGCGTAGCCAATAACTTCTGTGATTGTCTGGCCTCACCATATCAACCAGTAATTTATGCTTGTTTGGCTGAACTTGGCTTAAAGTGCATGACAGATGCTCTCTCAAACTCACCTCCATGA